In one Erythrobacteraceae bacterium WH01K genomic region, the following are encoded:
- the edd gene encoding phosphogluconate dehydratase, whose protein sequence is MPAINDTVAKVTDRIIARSRDGRSRYLDLIDRQRDQGVHRPNLSCGNLAHGFAASGEDKPTIRSGHAMNIGIVTAFNDMLSAHQPYGRYPEQIKIAARERGATAQVAGGVPAMCDGVTQGQDSMELSLFSRDVIAMSAAVGLSHGMFEGALLLGICDKIVPGLLIGSLRFGHLPTILVPAGPMPSGLANKEKIRVRQLYAEGKVGREELLEAESASYHGAGTCTFYGTANSNQMMMEMMGLHLPGSSFVNPGAKLRQELTRAATHRVTEIGWTQDGQENADYRPLGRCIDEKAIVNAVVGLLATGGSTNHVIHIPAIARAAGIVVDWDDMDALSRVVPLIASVYPNGAGDINYFHAAGGMPYVIRELLDAGLAHPDIMTVYGASLMEGAQEPFMEEDALVWKQAAQESHDDTLLKPVSDPFQRDGGLALLHGNLGRATMKTSAVQEEHRTIEAPCRVFETQSAVGEAFKAGELDRDVVVVVRFQGPAANGMPELHKLMPPLGVLQDRGYHVALVTDGRMSGASGKVPSAIHCSPEAWHEGPLGKLRDGDIVRVCAREGTLQAKVDEAEWAAREQAAPPAEEWGTGRELFAMMRRHSDPAEQGGSAMLKEAGL, encoded by the coding sequence ATGCCTGCCATCAACGACACTGTCGCAAAGGTCACCGACCGGATCATCGCGCGATCAAGGGACGGTCGCTCCCGCTATCTGGACCTGATCGACCGCCAGCGCGACCAGGGGGTTCACAGGCCGAACCTGTCCTGCGGCAATCTTGCCCACGGATTTGCTGCCAGCGGAGAAGACAAGCCCACGATCCGCAGCGGTCACGCCATGAATATCGGCATCGTCACTGCCTTCAACGACATGCTGAGCGCCCACCAGCCCTACGGACGCTACCCCGAGCAGATCAAGATCGCCGCCCGCGAACGCGGTGCGACGGCGCAGGTCGCAGGCGGCGTTCCTGCCATGTGCGACGGAGTGACGCAGGGACAGGACTCCATGGAGCTGTCCCTCTTCAGCCGCGATGTCATCGCGATGAGCGCGGCAGTCGGGCTGAGCCATGGAATGTTCGAAGGCGCGCTGCTGCTGGGCATCTGCGACAAGATCGTGCCCGGCCTGCTGATCGGTTCCTTGCGCTTCGGCCACCTGCCGACCATCCTCGTGCCGGCAGGACCCATGCCGTCGGGCCTCGCAAACAAGGAAAAGATCCGCGTCCGCCAGCTTTATGCCGAGGGCAAGGTCGGCCGCGAGGAATTGCTGGAGGCGGAAAGCGCGAGCTATCACGGCGCGGGCACCTGCACCTTCTACGGCACGGCGAATTCCAACCAGATGATGATGGAGATGATGGGGCTTCATCTGCCCGGCTCCAGCTTCGTCAATCCCGGCGCAAAACTGCGGCAGGAACTGACCCGGGCCGCGACCCACCGTGTGACCGAGATCGGCTGGACGCAGGACGGACAGGAAAACGCCGATTACCGCCCGCTGGGCCGGTGCATCGACGAAAAGGCGATCGTCAACGCGGTGGTGGGTCTCCTCGCCACCGGGGGATCGACCAACCACGTGATCCATATTCCCGCCATCGCGCGCGCGGCAGGCATCGTGGTGGACTGGGACGATATGGACGCGCTGAGCCGGGTCGTCCCGCTGATCGCCAGCGTCTATCCAAACGGCGCGGGCGACATCAATTATTTCCACGCGGCCGGCGGAATGCCTTACGTCATTCGCGAATTGCTGGATGCCGGTCTCGCCCATCCCGACATCATGACGGTCTATGGCGCGTCGCTGATGGAGGGGGCGCAGGAACCCTTCATGGAAGAGGATGCACTGGTGTGGAAACAGGCCGCGCAGGAAAGCCACGACGATACCTTGCTGAAACCGGTATCCGATCCCTTCCAGCGCGATGGCGGCCTTGCTCTGCTTCATGGCAATCTGGGCCGCGCCACGATGAAGACCAGCGCCGTGCAGGAAGAACACCGGACGATCGAGGCCCCGTGCCGCGTGTTCGAGACACAGAGCGCGGTGGGCGAGGCTTTCAAGGCGGGCGAACTGGACCGCGACGTGGTTGTTGTGGTACGGTTCCAGGGTCCTGCTGCCAACGGCATGCCCGAACTGCACAAACTGATGCCGCCGCTGGGCGTCTTGCAGGACCGGGGCTATCACGTTGCTCTTGTCACCGATGGCCGCATGTCCGGGGCCAGCGGCAAGGTTCCCTCTGCCATCCACTGCTCGCCGGAGGCATGGCACGAAGGGCCTTTGGGCAAGCTGCGCGATGGCGACATCGTCAGGGTCTGCGCTCGCGAGGGCACGTTGCAGGCAAAGGTCGACGAGGCCGAATGGGCAGCACGCGAACAGGCCGCGCCGCCGGCGGAGGAATGGGGCACCGGGCGCGAACTGTTTGCCATGATGCGCCGGCATAGCGACCCCGCCGAACAGGGCGGCAGTGCCATGCTGAAAGAGGCGGGATTGTGA
- the glk gene encoding glucokinase has translation MSEDTLVAVDIGGTHARFTIASRSADGSIELDEPVTLATEDHASFQTAWEDFRERRGGTLPGAVSLAIAGPVGGDVIRFTNNPWVIRPALIESKLGVSSWTVVNDFAAVAHAVARAPDEELVHLSGPDGPLPGEGTFSVLGPGTGLGVAHLRRWRGGYHVHSTEGGHIDFAPLDSIEDAILARLRRRHNRVSIERVVSGPGIVDIHATLARMENRTIPELDDVETWKLAMSGQDSLAAAALDRFCLSLGSVAGDIALAQGGFQGVVIAGGLGYRLREHLPRSGFAERFEAKGRFAALMATIPVKLIVHPQPGLYGAAAAYWSEHE, from the coding sequence GTGAGCGAAGACACGCTGGTCGCAGTCGATATCGGCGGCACGCATGCTCGCTTCACCATCGCCTCGCGTAGCGCGGATGGCAGCATAGAGCTGGACGAGCCCGTCACGCTGGCGACGGAAGATCACGCCAGTTTCCAGACCGCATGGGAAGATTTCCGCGAACGCCGTGGCGGTACGCTGCCCGGTGCCGTCTCGCTTGCCATTGCCGGACCCGTCGGCGGGGATGTCATCCGCTTCACCAACAATCCCTGGGTGATCCGGCCTGCCCTCATCGAAAGCAAGCTGGGCGTATCCAGCTGGACGGTGGTCAACGATTTTGCCGCAGTGGCCCATGCCGTCGCGCGCGCGCCGGACGAGGAACTGGTCCACCTCTCAGGCCCGGATGGCCCACTCCCGGGCGAAGGGACGTTCAGCGTACTCGGCCCGGGAACCGGCCTCGGCGTGGCGCATCTCAGGCGCTGGAGAGGCGGCTATCACGTCCATTCAACCGAGGGCGGCCATATCGACTTCGCCCCGCTCGACAGCATCGAGGATGCGATCCTCGCACGCCTGCGCCGCCGTCACAACCGCGTGTCGATCGAGCGCGTGGTGTCAGGCCCGGGCATCGTCGACATCCACGCCACGCTGGCGCGGATGGAAAACCGGACCATTCCGGAACTGGACGATGTCGAGACCTGGAAGCTGGCGATGAGCGGGCAGGACAGCCTTGCCGCCGCTGCACTGGACCGTTTCTGCCTCTCGCTCGGAAGCGTCGCGGGCGACATCGCGCTGGCCCAGGGCGGCTTCCAGGGCGTCGTCATTGCCGGCGGTCTCGGATACCGCCTGCGCGAACACCTGCCCCGATCCGGCTTTGCCGAGCGGTTCGAGGCCAAGGGCCGCTTCGCCGCGCTAATGGCCACTATCCCGGTCAAGCTGATCGTCCACCCACAACCGGGCCTCTACGGCGCAGCCGCGGCCTATTGGAGCGAACACGAATGA